A window from Branchiostoma lanceolatum isolate klBraLanc5 chromosome 9, klBraLanc5.hap2, whole genome shotgun sequence encodes these proteins:
- the LOC136441633 gene encoding uncharacterized protein isoform X2 — MTMFQSISIPAGFVTKTYSPSDDDLANPERGWWKYQAVKASDYIVLSVSRLQTFRSEGHTLIFRYFVLDLFVNSDISAAFLTNLQADLDNARQAGVKIIPRFSYTQTSGDSTDAPLSQAVRHVAQLKPYLQANGDVIAVLQAGFIGTWGEWYYSDNYSTLNSVGNPIVVTDDDWARRVTLLDAVLDAVPNDRMVQIRYMKYKKRFTGDDSPLTESEGRSGSKKARIGHHNDCFLASDRDWGTFQDLTVDYPYLSADTTYTVMGGETCNYNPPRSSCDTAERELALFHWSYLNPGFQQDVTNEWKQQGCYDRIGRHLGYRLELVSGTYRSAVPQGGTFCGRLEIRNVGYAAPFNPRQVRIVLLKDSVIVTSLVVTGVDPRDWHPGSLHSVPISVQLPSNLASGNYQVFLWLSDPSPTISDRPEFSILLANTGVPDPLTGLNNLGHTLQVQPTGADSPSC, encoded by the exons ATGACCATGTTCCAGTCCATCTCTATACCAGCTGG TTTCGTcaccaaaacctacagtccttcCGATGACGACCTGGCCAACCCTGAGCGCGGCTGGTGGAAATATCAGGCTGTCAAAGCCTCGGATTACATCGTCCTATCG GTCTCCCGGCTTCAGACGTTCAGAAGTGAGGGCCACACACTCATCTTCCGGTACTTCGTCCTGGACCTGTTCGTGAACTCGGACATCAGCGCCGCCTTCCTGACCAACCTGCAGGCGGACCTGGATAACGCTCGGCAGGCGGGAGTGAAGATCATCCCCCGCTTCAGCTACACACAGACATCG GGCGACTCTACTGACGCCCCCTTGTCCCAAGCAGTACGTCACGTGGCCCAACTAAAGCCGTACCTCCAGGCCAACGGTGACGTCATCGCAGTGTTGCAGGCGGGATTCATTGGAACATGGG GAGAGTGGTATTACAGCGACAACTACAGCACGCTGAACAGTGTGGGGAACCCCATCGTGGTGACAGATGACGACTGGGCCAGACGTGTCACACTGTTGGATGCGGTTTTGGATGCGGTTCCAAACGACAG aaTGGTCCAGATACGATACATGAAGTACAAGAAGAGGTTCACCGGAGACGACTCCCCCCTGACCGAATCTGAGGGTCGCTCTGGGTCCAAGAAAGCACGAATCG GCCACCACAATGACTGTTTCCTGGCCAGTGACAGAGACTGGGGAACGTTCCAGGACCTGACTGTGGACTATCCCTACCTGTCAGCTGACACCACATACACGGTTATGGGCGGAGAGACCTGCAACTATAACCCTCCACG GTCCTCCTGTGATACAGCCGAGCGTGAGTTAGCGCTCTTCCACTGGTCCTACCTCAACCCCGGCTTCCAGCAGGATGTCACAAACGAATGGAAGCAACAAGGCTGTTATGATAG AATCGGGCGCCATCTTGGGTACCGGTTGGAGCTGGTATCCGGTACGTACCGGAGCGCGGTACCGCAGGGAGGGACGTTTTGCGGCAGACTGGAGATCAGGAATGTCGGGTACGCCGCGCCCTTCAACCCGCGGCAGGTCAGAATCGTCCTGCTGAAGGACAG TGTCATCGTGACGTCATTGGTGGTGACAGGTGTAGACCCACGTGACTGGCATCCGGGTTCTTTGCACTCTGTTCCCATCTCTGTGCAGTTGCCTAGCAACCTGGCGTCAGGAAACTATCAG GTGTTCCTGTGGCTGTCCGACCCCAGCCCGACCATCTCAGACCGCCCGGAGTTCAGCATCCTCCTGGCGAACACCGGAGTACCGGACCCGCTCACCGGCCTCAACAACCTCGGACACACACTGCAG gtGCAGCCGACTGGGGCCGACTCACCGTCTTGCTGA
- the LOC136442476 gene encoding uncharacterized protein produces the protein MSVAVTVVFGTFLVLMVHLGPVFPCSEPVGWKPLPLQTRIQNAEWIVVATDQLHYNRTTHPNGVSYWTQFALRCVLKGGGQPAATFHVQNMGVPSPFGGACTAHEVREGRNYFLFLWYDQPDGYYIIDEVNHEQGVYEYTSDNIQIFEEGLGRFRCDVTPVDTTTKTPKTTTTPGPVGAAPSGTASRLTMLLGCFIAMRNLS, from the exons ATGTCGGTGGCAGTGACAGTCGTGTTCGGGACGTTCCTTGTCCTGATGGTTCACCTCGGTCCCGTGTTCCCGTGCTCGGAGCCCGTAGGCTGGAAACCCCTTCCACTACAGACTCGCATTCAG AACGCGGAATGGATCGTGGTCGCGACCGACCAGCTCCACTACAACCGGACCACACACCCGAACGGCGTGTCCTACTGGACCCAGTTCGCCCTGCGTTGCGTCCTGAAGGGCGGCGGTCAGCCCGCGGCGACTTTCCACGTCCAGAACATGGGCGTGCCCAGCCCGTTCGGCGGCGCATGCACCGCGCACGAGGTCAGGGAGGGGAGGAACTACTTTCTCTTCCTGTGGTACGACCAGCCGGATGGATACTACATCATTGACGAAGTGAACCACGAGCAAGGGGTGTATGAATACACAAGTGACAACATCCAG ATATTTGAGGAGGGCTTGGGCCGCTTCCGGTGTGACGTCACACCGGTGGATACGACCACGAAAACGCCCAAGACCACGACTACGCCCGGTCCGGTAGGAGCGGCACCTAGCGGAACTGCTTCTCGTCTCACCATGCTACTTGGATGTTTCATCGCGATGCGTAATTTGTCTTGA
- the LOC136441635 gene encoding CMP-N-acetylneuraminate-poly-alpha-2,8-sialyltransferase-like isoform X2, translating into MYNHDVRSNMAARKTCFRLMACGLLFTISMSILTGMKVRQPSYQVPVHRGLTTSTVSSIYGEWVMKHFNPDEDLTVVKSQVYPGQRILFEFGTEQYMTIDATLYRLIPEVSPLHGKHFRSCAVLGNSGILLGSRCGPQIDSADFVFRSNLPPIEGFEKDVGTKSNFTTMNPSVLPNDYDGYRGNNTVRMWFLKRLRLIGNQILHIPAFVSPPGTHDVRFTNKMIKEKKLPVKLTYAPNGTNEKMKAMWEDSEFMPSRPSTGSILFALAACMCDHIHLYGFYPFSEDEMGRMINYHYYGTIEDLPGKHNMTEEYRAYLALHQRKALVLHTEPCNHHKMERK; encoded by the exons ATGTACAATCATGACGTAAGatcaaacatggcggccagAAAGACATGTTTTCGACTGATGGCATGTGGGTTACTTTTTACGATTAGCATGTCCATTTTGACTGGCATGAAGGTACGACAGCCTTCATATCAAGTTCCAGTTCACAGAGGTTTGACGACATCCACCGTTTCTTCAATCTACGG AGAATGGGTTATGAAGCACTTCAATCCTGACGAAGATCTAACCGTTGTCAAGTCCCAAGTCTATCCTGGACAGCGCATCTTGTTCGAGTTTGGGACGGAACAATACATGACTATTGATGCAACTTTGTACCGACTGATTCCCGAGGTGTCGCCTCTTCACGGAAAGCACTTCCGGTCTTGTGCTGTACTAGGGAATTCTGGGATTCTTCTAGGCAGCCGTTGCGGTCCTCAGATCGACTCTGCAGACTTCGTGTTCAGATCTAATCTTCCTCCTATTGAGGGGTTTGAGAAGGACGTGGGGACTAAATCTAACTTCACCACCATGAATCCTTCTGTTCTGCCCAATGATTACGACGGATATCGTGGCAACAATACCGTACGAATGTGGTTTCTGAAGCGACTGCGTCTTATCGGCAACCAGATTCTGCACATTCCTGCTTTTGTGTCGCCCCCAGGAACTCATGATGTGCGATTTACGAATAAGatgatcaaagaaaaaaaattaccagTAAAACTGACGTACGCACCGAATGGAACTAATGAAAAGATGAAGGc GATGTGGGAGGATTCAGAATTCATGCCGAGCCGACCGTCAACGGGAAGTATCCTGTTCGCGCTGGCTGCCTGTATGTGCGACCATATCCACCTGTACGGGTTCTACCCATTTTCAGAGGACGAAATGGGACGAATGATAAACTACCATTACTACGGGACGATAGAAGACCTTCCCGGCAAACACAACATGACTGAAGAGTATCGGGCGTATCTGGCGCTCCATCAGCGGAAAGCTCTGGTACTGCATACGGAGCCTTGTAATCATCACAAGATGGAAAGGAAATAA
- the LOC136441635 gene encoding CMP-N-acetylneuraminate-poly-alpha-2,8-sialyltransferase-like isoform X1 produces the protein MYNHDVRSNMAARKTCFRLMACGLLFTISMSILTGMKVRQPSYQVPVHRGLTTSTVSSIYGTKSLRTTDPLEMNINATEVQRLREWVMKHFNPDEDLTVVKSQVYPGQRILFEFGTEQYMTIDATLYRLIPEVSPLHGKHFRSCAVLGNSGILLGSRCGPQIDSADFVFRSNLPPIEGFEKDVGTKSNFTTMNPSVLPNDYDGYRGNNTVRMWFLKRLRLIGNQILHIPAFVSPPGTHDVRFTNKMIKEKKLPVKLTYAPNGTNEKMKAMWEDSEFMPSRPSTGSILFALAACMCDHIHLYGFYPFSEDEMGRMINYHYYGTIEDLPGKHNMTEEYRAYLALHQRKALVLHTEPCNHHKMERK, from the exons ATGTACAATCATGACGTAAGatcaaacatggcggccagAAAGACATGTTTTCGACTGATGGCATGTGGGTTACTTTTTACGATTAGCATGTCCATTTTGACTGGCATGAAGGTACGACAGCCTTCATATCAAGTTCCAGTTCACAGAGGTTTGACGACATCCACCGTTTCTTCAATCTACGG AACCAAATCGTTAAGAACGACTGACCCCTTGGAAATGAATATAAATGCAACCGAAGTTCAACGTTTAAG AGAATGGGTTATGAAGCACTTCAATCCTGACGAAGATCTAACCGTTGTCAAGTCCCAAGTCTATCCTGGACAGCGCATCTTGTTCGAGTTTGGGACGGAACAATACATGACTATTGATGCAACTTTGTACCGACTGATTCCCGAGGTGTCGCCTCTTCACGGAAAGCACTTCCGGTCTTGTGCTGTACTAGGGAATTCTGGGATTCTTCTAGGCAGCCGTTGCGGTCCTCAGATCGACTCTGCAGACTTCGTGTTCAGATCTAATCTTCCTCCTATTGAGGGGTTTGAGAAGGACGTGGGGACTAAATCTAACTTCACCACCATGAATCCTTCTGTTCTGCCCAATGATTACGACGGATATCGTGGCAACAATACCGTACGAATGTGGTTTCTGAAGCGACTGCGTCTTATCGGCAACCAGATTCTGCACATTCCTGCTTTTGTGTCGCCCCCAGGAACTCATGATGTGCGATTTACGAATAAGatgatcaaagaaaaaaaattaccagTAAAACTGACGTACGCACCGAATGGAACTAATGAAAAGATGAAGGc GATGTGGGAGGATTCAGAATTCATGCCGAGCCGACCGTCAACGGGAAGTATCCTGTTCGCGCTGGCTGCCTGTATGTGCGACCATATCCACCTGTACGGGTTCTACCCATTTTCAGAGGACGAAATGGGACGAATGATAAACTACCATTACTACGGGACGATAGAAGACCTTCCCGGCAAACACAACATGACTGAAGAGTATCGGGCGTATCTGGCGCTCCATCAGCGGAAAGCTCTGGTACTGCATACGGAGCCTTGTAATCATCACAAGATGGAAAGGAAATAA
- the LOC136441635 gene encoding CMP-N-acetylneuraminate-poly-alpha-2,8-sialyltransferase-like isoform X3, translating into MNINATEVQRLREWVMKHFNPDEDLTVVKSQVYPGQRILFEFGTEQYMTIDATLYRLIPEVSPLHGKHFRSCAVLGNSGILLGSRCGPQIDSADFVFRSNLPPIEGFEKDVGTKSNFTTMNPSVLPNDYDGYRGNNTVRMWFLKRLRLIGNQILHIPAFVSPPGTHDVRFTNKMIKEKKLPVKLTYAPNGTNEKMKAMWEDSEFMPSRPSTGSILFALAACMCDHIHLYGFYPFSEDEMGRMINYHYYGTIEDLPGKHNMTEEYRAYLALHQRKALVLHTEPCNHHKMERK; encoded by the exons ATGAATATAAATGCAACCGAAGTTCAACGTTTAAG AGAATGGGTTATGAAGCACTTCAATCCTGACGAAGATCTAACCGTTGTCAAGTCCCAAGTCTATCCTGGACAGCGCATCTTGTTCGAGTTTGGGACGGAACAATACATGACTATTGATGCAACTTTGTACCGACTGATTCCCGAGGTGTCGCCTCTTCACGGAAAGCACTTCCGGTCTTGTGCTGTACTAGGGAATTCTGGGATTCTTCTAGGCAGCCGTTGCGGTCCTCAGATCGACTCTGCAGACTTCGTGTTCAGATCTAATCTTCCTCCTATTGAGGGGTTTGAGAAGGACGTGGGGACTAAATCTAACTTCACCACCATGAATCCTTCTGTTCTGCCCAATGATTACGACGGATATCGTGGCAACAATACCGTACGAATGTGGTTTCTGAAGCGACTGCGTCTTATCGGCAACCAGATTCTGCACATTCCTGCTTTTGTGTCGCCCCCAGGAACTCATGATGTGCGATTTACGAATAAGatgatcaaagaaaaaaaattaccagTAAAACTGACGTACGCACCGAATGGAACTAATGAAAAGATGAAGGc GATGTGGGAGGATTCAGAATTCATGCCGAGCCGACCGTCAACGGGAAGTATCCTGTTCGCGCTGGCTGCCTGTATGTGCGACCATATCCACCTGTACGGGTTCTACCCATTTTCAGAGGACGAAATGGGACGAATGATAAACTACCATTACTACGGGACGATAGAAGACCTTCCCGGCAAACACAACATGACTGAAGAGTATCGGGCGTATCTGGCGCTCCATCAGCGGAAAGCTCTGGTACTGCATACGGAGCCTTGTAATCATCACAAGATGGAAAGGAAATAA
- the LOC136441633 gene encoding uncharacterized protein isoform X1, which produces MVSMKACIFLLVVGLVTLTTVYAYVDEYTDTLTGCECWFDSSRWDCACCRPGGCQCWVPQPHRCIPCGTNCGDYPSFPWSIDNGVEHHVASSCHQCVWTVMTMFQSISIPAGFVTKTYSPSDDDLANPERGWWKYQAVKASDYIVLSVSRLQTFRSEGHTLIFRYFVLDLFVNSDISAAFLTNLQADLDNARQAGVKIIPRFSYTQTSGDSTDAPLSQAVRHVAQLKPYLQANGDVIAVLQAGFIGTWGEWYYSDNYSTLNSVGNPIVVTDDDWARRVTLLDAVLDAVPNDRMVQIRYMKYKKRFTGDDSPLTESEGRSGSKKARIGHHNDCFLASDRDWGTFQDLTVDYPYLSADTTYTVMGGETCNYNPPRSSCDTAERELALFHWSYLNPGFQQDVTNEWKQQGCYDRIGRHLGYRLELVSGTYRSAVPQGGTFCGRLEIRNVGYAAPFNPRQVRIVLLKDSVIVTSLVVTGVDPRDWHPGSLHSVPISVQLPSNLASGNYQVFLWLSDPSPTISDRPEFSILLANTGVPDPLTGLNNLGHTLQVQPTGADSPSC; this is translated from the exons ATGGTCAGCATGAAGGCTTGCATATTTCTGTTGGTGGTCGGATTGGTCACCTTGACCACTGTGTACGCATATG TTGATGAGTACACGGACACGCTGACGGGCTGCGAGTGCTGGTTCGACAGTTCCCGGTGGGACTGCGCCTGTTGCCGCCCGGGCGGGTGCCAGTGCTGGGTCCCTCAACCCCACCGCTGCATCCCGTGCGGCACCAACTGTGGCGACTACCCCTCGT TCCCCTGGTCCATAGACAATGGTGTTGAGCATCACGTGGCCAGTTCGTGTCACCAGTGCGTGTGGACAGTCATGACCATGTTCCAGTCCATCTCTATACCAGCTGG TTTCGTcaccaaaacctacagtccttcCGATGACGACCTGGCCAACCCTGAGCGCGGCTGGTGGAAATATCAGGCTGTCAAAGCCTCGGATTACATCGTCCTATCG GTCTCCCGGCTTCAGACGTTCAGAAGTGAGGGCCACACACTCATCTTCCGGTACTTCGTCCTGGACCTGTTCGTGAACTCGGACATCAGCGCCGCCTTCCTGACCAACCTGCAGGCGGACCTGGATAACGCTCGGCAGGCGGGAGTGAAGATCATCCCCCGCTTCAGCTACACACAGACATCG GGCGACTCTACTGACGCCCCCTTGTCCCAAGCAGTACGTCACGTGGCCCAACTAAAGCCGTACCTCCAGGCCAACGGTGACGTCATCGCAGTGTTGCAGGCGGGATTCATTGGAACATGGG GAGAGTGGTATTACAGCGACAACTACAGCACGCTGAACAGTGTGGGGAACCCCATCGTGGTGACAGATGACGACTGGGCCAGACGTGTCACACTGTTGGATGCGGTTTTGGATGCGGTTCCAAACGACAG aaTGGTCCAGATACGATACATGAAGTACAAGAAGAGGTTCACCGGAGACGACTCCCCCCTGACCGAATCTGAGGGTCGCTCTGGGTCCAAGAAAGCACGAATCG GCCACCACAATGACTGTTTCCTGGCCAGTGACAGAGACTGGGGAACGTTCCAGGACCTGACTGTGGACTATCCCTACCTGTCAGCTGACACCACATACACGGTTATGGGCGGAGAGACCTGCAACTATAACCCTCCACG GTCCTCCTGTGATACAGCCGAGCGTGAGTTAGCGCTCTTCCACTGGTCCTACCTCAACCCCGGCTTCCAGCAGGATGTCACAAACGAATGGAAGCAACAAGGCTGTTATGATAG AATCGGGCGCCATCTTGGGTACCGGTTGGAGCTGGTATCCGGTACGTACCGGAGCGCGGTACCGCAGGGAGGGACGTTTTGCGGCAGACTGGAGATCAGGAATGTCGGGTACGCCGCGCCCTTCAACCCGCGGCAGGTCAGAATCGTCCTGCTGAAGGACAG TGTCATCGTGACGTCATTGGTGGTGACAGGTGTAGACCCACGTGACTGGCATCCGGGTTCTTTGCACTCTGTTCCCATCTCTGTGCAGTTGCCTAGCAACCTGGCGTCAGGAAACTATCAG GTGTTCCTGTGGCTGTCCGACCCCAGCCCGACCATCTCAGACCGCCCGGAGTTCAGCATCCTCCTGGCGAACACCGGAGTACCGGACCCGCTCACCGGCCTCAACAACCTCGGACACACACTGCAG gtGCAGCCGACTGGGGCCGACTCACCGTCTTGCTGA
- the LOC136441636 gene encoding uncharacterized protein yields MTAHYCGKMSVSGLVFCLLLSFLLEGCSPCSPPMNWIHQTVEQRAAMAHKVVYATDVGHQNVVMNPLGASYNGQFDVHCVLKGDAFQSNPVTAADMGIIPHLCTSHTVKEGRSYFLFLMGSEEEVVTVHEVNYEIGVFDDLEGYREIFDREFEFYSRCLGMVSPARRPNTAAEPVQHNTSI; encoded by the exons ATGACGGCGCACTATTGCGGAAAAATGTCTGTCAGCGGGTTAGTTTTTTGTCTCCTCCTGTCGTTTTTGTTGGAGGGATGTTCTCCGTGTTCTCCGCCGATGAACTGGATCCATCAGACGGTGGAACAGCGCGCGGCCATGGCTCATAAGGTCGTGTACGCCACGGATGTCGGACATCAGAACGTCGTTATGAACCCACTAGGCGCGTCGTACAACGGCCAGTTTGACGTGCACTGTGTGCTGAAG GGAGATGCATTCCAGTCCAACCCGGTAACAGCGGCGGACATGGGCATCATCCCGCACCTCTGCACGTCCCACACCGTGAAGGAGGGCAGGTCGTACTTCCTGTTCCTCATGGGCAGCGAGGAGGAAGTCGTCACGGTGCACGAGGTCAACTACGAGATCGGGGTCTTCGACGATCTCGAAGGGTATCGCGAGATCTTCGACCGCGAGTTCGAATTCTACAGCAG GTGCCTTGGAATGGTCTCTCCAGCCAGACGACCCAACACAGCAGCGGAACCcgtgcaacacaacacaagtaTATAG